The Blautia luti nucleotide sequence ATCGAGAGTGTTGTGTCCAAGCTTCTGGCAGCAGCGGATAATGATGTGGAGCGGGCGGAACATGGTATTATTTTCATCGATGAGATTGATAAGATTGCGAAGAAAAAGAACACCAATCAGAGAGATGTCAGCGGTGAGGCTGTACAGCAAGGAATGCTGAAGCTTCTCGAAGGCAGTGAAGTGGAGGTTCCGGTAGGTGCGAACAGCAAGAACGCCATGGTGCCTCTTACTACAGTGAATACGAAGAATATTCTGTTTATCTGCGGAGGTGCTTTCCCGGATCTGGAGAATATCATTAAGGAGAGACTGAATAAACAGGCTTCTATCGGTTTCTATGCAGACCTGAAGGACAAGTATGACAATGATCCCCATCTCCTGGAGAAAGTAACCGTGGAGGATATCCGTAATTTCGGTATGATCCCGGAATTTATCGGACGTCTCCCTATTATCTTTACCCTGGATGGACTGACTGAGGACATGCTTGTGAAGATCCTGCAGGAGCCGAAGAATGCGATTTTGAAACAGTATCAGAAGCTTCTGGCACTGGATGAGGTGAAACTGGAATTCGAAGATGGCGCGCTTCATGCCATTGCTGCGAAGGCACTGAAAAAGGATACAGGTGCCAGAGCATTAAGAGCAATCCTGGAGGAGTACATGCTGGATATCATGTATGAGATTCCGAAGGATGACAGCATTGGCAAGGTTGTGATCACCAGAGAATATATAGAAGGTAACGGCGGACCGAGGATCCTGCTTCGTGGACAGGAACCGGCACTTATAGAAAGGGGATAATCATATGAGTACAGATTTTTTTGACGGACTGGTAAAGACTTTTTCAAAAACAACCAGGGAACTGGGAGCTCGTGCAGAGCAGACCATTGAGACTCAGAAGATCCGTAATAAGATTGCAGGTGAGGAGCGGATCATTGAGAAGATCAAAGTGGATATGGGGGATATTATTTACAGAAGACATGAGGCCGGGGATGGGATTGACAGTGAACTCAGCTCTTTATGTCAGGAGATTGACCAGCATCTGCTGAAGATCAGGGAGTTTAAGGATAATGCTGCGAATCTGAAGGGACAGAAGATATGTCCTTCCTGTGAGAGAGAAGTGGATATGAGTGTAAGTTTCTGTCCATATTGTGGTACTCCTTGTCCGAATCCGGAACCGACTGAGGTTGTGGAGGATGCTGAGGACGATGGGAGTCTGGAGCAGGAGAGTGAAGTTGCAGAGGAAACAGGAGATGCTGCAGAGCCAGAGGGTGTACAGCAGGAAGAAGCTGTGGAGGAGGCAGAAAAGCAGCAGGTGGAAGAAGAGAAGGTAGAAGAATAACAAGAACAGACCGGAAGTCTAAGGCATCCCTCATCATCAGGCGAATAATCTGTCAATGAGGTGATATAGCCATCACAGACTATCCGGTCTGTTTTATAAGACAGGAAATCTTTTGCAAATGTATAAGAAACAAAAAGCATGCCGGAGACATATAATAGAATAAAAAGTATGATATGAGGAAATAGGCTTTTGGAACAGCTTGTAAATTATGTGAAGCCGGAGCTGCTGATTGTGGCTGTGGTGTTGTATTTTATGGGGATCTTTTTGAAAGAGGCACAGCCTGTGAAGGATAAATACATTCCTTTGATACTGGGAGGAATCAGTGTGGTGGTCTGTGCGGTTTATGTGTTTGCTTCTTCGGAGTTTAAGAGTGTGCAGGACGCTGTCATGGGAATTTTTACTGCGTTTACCCAGGGAATTCTCACAGCAGGGCTTTCTACATACATTAATCAGGTGATCAAACAATTAAATAAGGAAGAATAAAATTTTAACTAAACTGCGGAGCAGATTGGAAATATCCGCTTGACTCAGAAGCCAGTGGACTGTGAATGTACAGAAAAGCAAAAGAAGTAATAAGATAAAAACAGCTCTGGAAATCAGTAATAATCTCTCAGAGCTGTTTTAAGGTAAAAAAATAATGCAGAAGATGGGACTTGAACCCACACGATATTGCTACCACAGGCACCTGAAGCCTGCGCGTCTGCCAATTCCGCCACTTCTGCATTTCGTATTTATCAATCGCTCTCTCGCGACTGCTCACTTATAATAACCGATGTATGGATAAAAGTCAATAGGTTTTTTGAATTTTTTTTATTTTTTTTACAGTATGCTCAAAATATACAATTTTGTATTTGAAAAGTACTGAATTGGCAATAGATTAGCAGTTTGTTATAGAACAGGATTGTAACACGATCCTGTCCTGAGAGCTTTTGACATCCTAGCAATATCACAGATTAATTCTTTATAATACAAAAAAGTTTTTAATGCCAACATAATTATTTTTAGCATCGCATAAGGTTGAAAAAAGCACTTCACTGTGATACAATCTTGAAGATTTAGGAAAAAATAAGTGATAGACACAATAAAGATAAGAAAGGGAGATTGTATGAAAGCATTTCTGATATTAGAAGATGGCCATGTGTTCAAAGGTACAAGCATTGGTTCAACGAGAGACGTTATCAGCGAAATCGTCTTTAATACTTCCATGACCGGTTATCTGGAAGTAATGACCGACCCTTCCTATGCAGGACAGGCAGTATGTATGACTTATCCCCTCATTGGGAATTACGGAATCTGTTATGATGACCAGGAGTCATCAAAGCCATGGGTGGACGGCTTTATTGTCCGCGAATTATCCCGTGTCCCAAGTAATTTCAGAAGCGTGGACACGATTCAGCATTTCTTAACAAAGCATGATATTCCAGGTATTGCCGGAATTGATACCAGAGCCTTAACGAAGATCCTTCGTGAGAAAGGTACCATGAACGGTATGATTACTGTCAATGAAAATTACGACTTAGATACAATTATCCCCCAGTTAAAAGCATATACAACAGGCAAGGTAGTAGAGAAAGTAACATGCCGTGAGAAAGAAATCTTAAAAGGTGATGGTCCGAAAGTAGCACTTCTTGACCTTGGTGCAAAGAGAAATATCGCACGTTCCCTCAATAAGAGAGGATGCCAGGTAACGATTTATCCTGCACTTACATCCGCAGAAGAGATTCTGAAGGATAATCCGGACGGCATTATGTTAAGTAACGGCCCTGGAGATCCGAAGGAATGTACTTCTATTATAAAGGAAATAAAAAAATTATATGATTCTGAAGTTCCGATCTTTGCAATCTGTCTTGGACATCAGCTCATGGCACTTGCAACAGGTGGAGATACCCATAAGATGAAATACGGACACAGAGGCGGAAACCATCCGGTCAAAGACCTTGCAACAGGACGTGTATATATTTCCTCACAGAACCATGGCTACGTCGTAGATGCCGAAGGACTTGAGGCAAAGAACATTGCGAAACCTGCATTCATCAATGTCAACGATGGAACAAACGAAGGTATGGCATACGAAGGAAAGAACATTTTCACTGTTCAGTTCCATCCGGAAGCATGCCCGGGACCGCAGGATTCCAGTTACCTGTTTGACAGATTTATGGATATGATGGGAGGAAATAAATAATGCCAAGAAATAAAGACATTAAAAAAGTACTTGTAATTGGTTCCGGCCCGATTATCATCGGCCAGGCAGCAGAGTTTGACTACGCAGGAACACAGGCTTGCCGTTCTCTGAAAGAAGAGGGCATCGAAGTTGTTCTTCTCAACTCCAACCCTGCAACCATCATGACAGATAAAGATATTGCTGACAGAGTTTACATCGAGCCTCTGACAGTAGAAGTAGTAGAGCAGCTGATTCTCAAAGAGAAACCGGACAGTGTCCTCCCTACACTGGGCGGCCAGGCAGGTCTGAACCTTGCCATGGAGCTGGATGAGAAAGGTTTCCTGAAAGAACACAATATAAGACTGATCGGTACTACGGCTCTGACCATCAAGAAGGCAGAGGACCGTCAGGAATTTAAAGATACCATGGAGAAGATCGGTGAGCCGATCGCAGCCTCCAAAGTCGTTACAACAGTAGAAGATGGTCTTGCATTTACAAACACCATCGGATATCCGGTAGTTCTTCGTCCTGCTTATACACTTGGTGGAAGCGGCGGCGGTATCGCACATAATGAATACGAACTTCGTGAGATCCTGGAGAACGGTCTCCGTCTTTCCCGTGTAGGTGAAGTACTGGTAGAGCGCTGCATCGCAGGATGGAAAGAGATTGAATATGAAGTAATGCGTGACAGTTCAGGAAACTGCATCACAGTCTGCAACATGGAGAACATTGACCCGGTTGGTGTCCATACAGGTGACTCCATCGTAGTTGCTCCGTCCCAGACACTTGGAGACAAAGAATACCAGATGCTCCGTACCTCAGCCCTGAACATCATCACAGAGCTTGGAATCACAGGCGGATGTAACGTTCAGTATGCTCTGAAACCGGACAGCTTTGAATACTGCGTGATCGAGGTTAACCCGCGTGTAAGCCGTTCTTCTGCACTTGCAAGTAAGGCAACCGGTTACCCAATCGCAAAAGTTGCTGCAAAGATCGCTCTGGGCTACACACTGGATGAGATCCCGAACGCGATCACAGGAAAAACATATGCAAGTTTCGAGCCAATGCTTGACTACTGCGTAGTTAAGATCCCGAGACTTCCATTCGATAAATTTATCACTGCAAAGAGAACCCTTACTACTCAGATGAAGGCAACAGGTGAGGTTATGAGTATCTGCCATAACTTCGAAGGTGCCCTGATGAAGGCCATCCGTTCTCTTGAGCAGCATGTAGACAGTCTGATGTCCTATGATTTCACACAGCTTACAGACGAGGAGCTTCTTGCAGAGCTGAAAATCGTAGATGACCGCAGAATCTGGAAGATCGCAGAAGCAATTCGCCGCGGTATGCCGCAGTCTATGCTTCACGACATCACACAGATTGACATCTGGTTCATCGACAAGATTGCAATCCTTGTAGGAATGGAAAATGCCCTCAAGACCAGAAAGCTCACAAAAGAACTTCTTCTTGAAGCAAAACGCATGGAATTCCCTGACTATATCGTTGCACGTCTGACAGGCAAAACAGAAGAAGAGATCAAAGCTCTCCGTGAAGAATATCAGATCAAAGCAGCATACAAGATGGTTGATACCTGCGCTGCAGAGTTTGCAGCAGCAACACCATATTACTATTCTGTATATGGCGATGAAGGTACAGAAAACGAAGCAGTAGCAACACCGGATAAGAAGAAAATCCTGGTACTTGGTTCCGGCCCGATCCGTATCGGTCAGGGTATCGAGTTTGACTTCTGTTCCGTACACTGTACATGGGCATTTGCAAAAGAAGGCTATGAGACAATTATCATCAACAACAACCCGGAAACAGTAAGTACAGACTTCGATATCGCAGACAAACTGTATTTCGAGCCTCTGACACCGGAAGATGTTGAGAATGTAGTAAATATCGAGAAACCAGATGGAGCAGTTGTACAGTTCGGTGGACAGACAGCGATTAAACTGACAGAAGCACTTACAAAGATGGGCGTGAAGATTCTTGGAACATCTGCTGAGAACGTAGACGCAGCAGAGGACCGTGAGCTCTTTGACGAGATCCTTGAGCAGTGCCAGATCCCGAGACCAAAGGGACACACTGTATTTACAGCAGAGGAAGCAAAGAAAGCAGCCAATGAACTTGGTTATCCGGTTCTGGTTCGTCCTTCCTACGTACTTGGCGGTCAGGGTATGAGAATCGCTGTAAGTGACGAGGACGTAGAAGAGTACATCGGTGTGATCAACCAGATCGCACAGGAGCACCCGATCCTTGTAGATAAATACCTGATGGGTAAAGAAATCGAAGTCGATGCAGTATGCGACGGCGAAGACATCTTGATCCCTGGTATCATGGAGCATATCGAACGTGCCGGAATCCATTCCGGTGACAGTATCTCCGTATACCCGGCTAAGACTATCAGCGCAAAAGCAAAAGAAACAATCGCAGAATACACCAGACGTCTTGCAAGAGCACTGCATGTGATCGGTATGATCAACATCCAGTTCATCGTTCTTGGAGATGATGTATATGTAATCGAAGTCAACCCACGTTCCAGCCGTACTGTACCGTACATCAGCAAGGTAACCGGAATCCCGATCGTTCCCCTTGCAACCAAAGTAATCCTTGGATACAAACTGAAAGACATGGGTTATGAACCAGGACTTCAGCCGGAAGCAAAACATTATGCGATCAAGATGCCGGTATTCTCTTTCGAGAAGATCCGCGGTGCTGATATCAGCCTTGGACCGGAAATGAAATCCACAGGTGAGTGCCTTGGTATCGCTGAGACATTCAACGAAGCGCTTTACAAAGCATTTATCGGAGCAGGTATCCGTCTTCCGAAATATAAAAACATGATCATCACTGTTAAAGACGAAGACAAACAGGATATCATCCCGATCGCAAGAAGATTCGAAGCACTTGGATACAGAATCTATGCTACACTGGGAACTGCAAAAGTCCTCAAAGAAAACGGAATCAAAGTAATCCGTACCAACAAACTGGAGCAGCCTGCACCGAACCTTATGGATCTTATCCTTGGTCATAAGATTGACGTTGTTATTGATACACCGCCGCAGGGTGTTGAGCATCAGAAAGATGGTTTCGTCATCAGACGTAACGCCATCGAGACAGGTGTCAATGTTCTTACTTCTCTGGATACAGCAGAAGCACTGGCAACCAGCCTTGAGAACACAGATCTGAATAAATTATCTCTGATCGACATTGCGACAATTGCAAGAAGATAATTTACCGGCCGGTAAATAGAAAATAATAAAGACAGCAGCCGTATTTTTCATTATGGAAAAGGCGGCTGCTTTTATCTTAATTTTACGTAGAATTAATATGAAAAATACAAATTACAGTTGTACCGGAGTGATAATGTGTAATATAATCATATAGGTAAAAAAACAGAAAGATGTAATAAGAAAGGAAAGAATATGGACTTTATTGAACTGTTAAAGGTCATTTTTCTTGGTATTGTAGAGGGAATTACAGAATGGCTCCCGATCAGCAGTACCGGACATATGATTCTTGTGGATGAGTTTCTGAAACTAAATGTAACAGAGGATTTTAAGAATCTGTTTTTCGTAGTGATCCAGCTCGGCGCGATCCTTGCGGTGGTTGTCCTCTATTGGAATAAGCTGTGGCCGTTTTACATCAGACCGATCTCAAAGAAGCAGCAGGCGATCCTTAACAGACACGGTGCTGTGTCTAGAGGAATCCTCATTTTTGTAGAGAAGTTCTGTGACAAAGACAAATGGGTACTCTGGTTTAAGATTGTAGTAGCCTGTATCCCGACGATCGTCATAGCTCTTCCATTTAATGATATCATCGAAGAGAAATTCAATAACTATGTAGTCGTTGCCATTGCCCTGATCGTATATGGTATTCTCTTCATTATCATCGAGAATTATAACAAGAGAAGAAGACCAACCTGTACCAATCTGGAAGAACTGTCATTCAAGACTGCATTTATCATCGGTCTGTTCCAGGTACTCTCCGTAATTCCGGGTACTTCCCGTTCCGGTTCCACCATCATCGGCGGTATCCTTGCAGGAACCTCCCGTACAGTAGCAGCAGAATTTACCTTCTTCCTGGGAATTCCGGTTATGTTCGGAGCCAGCCTCCTGAAGATCCTGAAATTCGGTTTCTCCTTTACAGGAACAGAAGTGATCATCCTGATCGTAGGTATGGTAGTCGCTTTCGTAGTTTCCATTATCGCGATCAAGTTCCTGATGGGATACATAAAGAAACATGACTTCAAGGTATTCGGATGGTACAGGATCGTACTTGGTATTCTGGTACTTGGATACTTTATCGGTAAGACATTACTTGCCTGAATCGCTTTATAGGAATAAAAATGCCGCATCCTTTATGGGGAAGCGGCATTTTTTCTTATAAAAAAACTCCACACCATTTATTGTTATTTTTTATAACAACATGTACTAATAAAATTGACAGGCATACAAAAAATTTATACTATAAATATAGTAATACATGCTGTTGCTTCTATTTCTGTTTAGAAGCGGCCGCATTCAGTTAATAACCCAAACAAAATATGAAAGGCGGCAAAAAACATGAGAAAGAAATTTATTGCAGCAATTATGGCAGGTGCATTAAGCGTAGGAATGCTCAGCACAGGAGTTTTTGCAACAGAAACATCTGATTTAAAGGGTGAAGTTAATACATTTATCGCAGCAAGCTTAAGCAATGCAATGGAAGAAATCCAGAAAGACTTCAACGAGACATATCCGGATGTTGAAATCTTTTACAACGCAGACAGCTCAGGTACATTACAGACACAGATCGAAGAAGGCGCACGCTGCGATATCTTCTTCTCAGCAGCTGATAAACAGATGGACGCTCTGGTAGACGAAGATCTGGCTAAGAAAGATACTGTAGAAGATATCCTTGAGAACAAAGTCGTTCTGATCAAACCTAAGGATGGAGAGACAAAAGTTACAGGATTCGAGAACATCACAGATGCAGCAAACATCGCACTTGCAGGTGACAGCGTTCCTGTTGGACAGTATTCCAGAGAAATCTTTGACAATCTTGGAATCACAGATGAAGTAAACAAGATGGAGATCAACGAAGGTAAGAATGTATCTGAAGTTCTTGCAGCAGTAAGTGAAAGAAGTAACGAGATCGGTATCGTTTACGCTACAGATGCAGCTTCCGTTGCTGACAAAGTAGACGTTATCGCAGAAGCTCCGGCAGAAGCACTCAACACACCGGTTCTTTATCCTGTAGGTATGATCGAAGACAAAGAAGCATCTGATGATGACACAGCAGCTGCAGAAGCATTCCTTGAGTATATTAAATCTGATGACGCTATGAAAGTATTCGAGAAATACGGATTTACAGCATACAAAGCAGACGATACTGAAGAAACAAAAGATGATGCTGATGCAACAGAAGAAGCAGACGATACAGAAGCTGATACTGAGACAGAAACAACAGAGGAAGCTAAATAAGAATGAGTGAATTTCTGGCAAAAATAAACTGGAGTCCTTTATGGATTTCGTTAAAGACAGGTTTCACCGCTACGATCATTGCATTCTTTCTTGGAATATTCTTTGCAAGACTGGTAATGAAGATGAAACCTGTTTCCAGAGGCATACTGGATGGTATCCTGACCATGCCTCTGATACTTCCTCCGACAGTGGCCGGTTTCATTCTGCTTCTGATATTCAGTCTGAGACGTCCATTCGGAGTGTTTCTGCTGGATACTTTTGATATTAAGATCGTACAGACCTGGAAGGGGTGTGTTATCGCAGCTTCCGTGATCGCATTTCCACTGATGTATCGAAATGCACGTGCAGCATTTGAGCAGGTGGATGTGAATCTGATCGCAGCAGGCAAGACCCTTGGTATGAGTGACAGAAGAATCTTCTGGACCGTTGTTATGCCGGCAGCAGGACCTGGAATCGCATCCGGTACTGTTCTTGCATTTGCCAGAGCAATCGGAGAGTATGGTGCCACATCCATGCTTGCAGGAAACATCCTTGGAAAGACCAGAACAGTTTCTGTTGCCATTGCAGCAGAGACCGCATCAGGAAACTATGGAATGGCCGGTTTCTGGGTAGTCGTGATCTTGATCATCTCATTTGTGATCGTTGCGGCGATCAATATCGTTTCCGGTAAGGGAATGAAGATGGGCAGGTGGATGTAATGGCAGTCAGTGTAGATATAGAGAAGAAACTTCACGGATTTACCCTGAGAGTGAAGCTGGAGAGCTATGGTTCTCCGATGGGGATCCTTGGAGCATCCGGAAGCGGAAAGAGTATGACTCTGCGCTGTATTGCTGGAATCCAGACACCGGACTCAGGAAGAATTGTCGTAAATGATAAGGTTCTTTTCGATTCAGAGAAGAAGATCAACCTGAAACCCCAGGAGAGAAAGGTTGGCTACCTTTTTCAGAATTATGCACTTTTTCCTACCATGACTGTAGAGAAGAACATTGCATGCGGATACAGAGGGGATAAGAGCCAGCTTCAGGCAAAAGTAGCAGATTACATAGCGAGATATCAGCTGGACGGACTGGAGAAGCGCTATCCGGCACAGCTTTCCGGAGGTCAGCAGCAGCGAGTTGCACTGGCGCGGATGATGATCGGAGAGCCGGAAGTGATTCTTCTGGATGAGCCGTTCTCCGCACTGGATGGATATTTGAAGGATATCATGCAGCGGGATATGCAGAATTTCCTGAAAGAGTATACAGGCGATATGATCCTGGTAACTCACAGCCGTGATGAGGCTTACAAGTTCTGCGGACATCTCACAATCCTGGACAGTGGTCAGGCACTTACGACAGGAGAAACAAAGAAACTCTTTGAGAGACCTGGTATTCTGCAGGCAGCCAGACTGACCGGATGTAAAAACTTTTCGGCTGTACAGAAGATGGGAGAACACAACATTTATGCGGTGGACTGGGATCTGATGCTGCAGACCAAAGATGTGGTACCGGATGACGTGACTCATGTGGGAATCCGCGGTCATTGGATGAAGGGTTCATCCGAGGGCGGTGAGAACCGTATGGAAGTGGAAGTCGTGGAATATATTGAAACAACTTTTGAACATCAGTATTTACTGAAGAATAAGAAAGGCGGAGACTGTCAGCCAGTGTGGTGGATGTGTCCGAAAGAAGACTTTGAGGAAGATCCTCATACGAAGGTTCCGAAATATATTCATTTCCCGGCAGAGCATCTGATGCTGCTGAAAGAAGCGAAATAAATCCATAATAAATGAAAAGCGTTATATTTCCGGCGGAGATTTCTGCTGAAATATAACGCTTTTTATGTCATAAAAATGATTCCGGAAAGTTCTGTTGATACAGAAATCCTTCCGTCAGGATCGCACTGCCGCAAAAAAGCCTGAAGGCAGAGTTTTTCTTGCGGTATTTATGATGGATGGTTCTTGGAATATTTAATATAATCCACAACCATCATCGCCAGTTTGAAAGTCAGTGCGTCTTCAAATGCACGGATATCCAGTCCGAATTTCCGCTGAAGTTTCTCGAAACGGTAAACCAGAGTATTTCTATGTACATAAAGCTGTCTGGAAGTCTCAGAGAGATTCAGGTTATTTTCGAAAAATGTACGGATGGTGATCAGGGTTTCTTCATCAATAGAGTCCAGAGTTTCTTCGTTAAAAATCTCATCAATGAACATTTCGCAGATAGAAACCGGAAGCTGGTAGATCAGTCTGCCGATGCCCAGCTGGTTATAACCGAATACATTCTTCTCTGCATAGAAGATCTTGCCCACTTCAAGGGCTGTATGCGCCTCTTTATACGTATCAGGAAGCCTGGAAATGTCTTCGGCCAGGTTACTGTAAGCAACCCAGGCAGAAGTCATTGCTTCGGTGTTTAACATGTCTACAAGCATACAGGCGATGGAGTTCAGGTCTTCATAGGTTTCTGTGGACTGGAGCTCTCTGACGATAATGATCCCCGAGTCATCAATAGCTGTAATGAAATCTTTCGTTCTGGCGGAAAAAATATTCCGGATAGTGGCGAGAGCATTTTCATCTTTATTTTGTTTGGTTTCTACCAGAAAAACAGCACGCTGCACAGAGGTTGAGATATGGAGCTTTTTGGCCCGGTTGAAAGCATCCACTTCAGAATAGGTTCCCAGGAGGAGATTCTGCATAAAGGTATTTTTGTCGCTTTTTTCGGCATAGGCAGTGAGAAGACTCTGAACCTGGCAGACTGCCAGTTCGCCGATGGTGGAAGTGTTCTCACCTTTTCCCCATACTACCAGGATATAGGAAAGAGTATGGTTCTCCATGATCTTGTAAAGGCAACAGCTGGTATTTGACACACATAGAGCATTACTTTCGCGGAAATCGTTCAGTTTGGATTCAGCGGGAAGTTTTCTGTCGCAGGTGGAAACAAAGCTCCTGTTTTCCGAATCCAGGAGACAGAAATCAAGCTGGCTGATGTTTTTCCAGTCTGACAGGCATTTCTGGAGTATCTGTTGTATTTTCATATAAATAAAATCCTTTCACTCATTGAACAGAGAATGTGTTCAGGATGATTATAACATAAAAGACCCGGGGAAAAAATCCCCGGGCCTCCTGATGTTTAAAATTAGTTTGTGATAACAAGCTCTGTTTCTTTATCGAAGAAGTGAGCTTTTTCCATATCGAATGCGAATTTGATCGGATCGCCGGTCTTAGCTGTTGTACGAGGATCAACTCGTGCTGTAACCTGAGTTCCGTTTACATCGAAGTATAAGAATACTTCAGCACCGAGAAGCTCGTATACTTTAACTACGGAGCTCATTGGAGCGCTTGGAGCAGCTTCGATGAACATCTGAGAGTCATGGATATCTTCTGGACGGATACCAAGAACAACAGTTTTACCTACATAGCCGCCATCTTTAAGAGCTTTTGCTTTAGCAGCCGGAACAGCCAGTTCATGCTCGCCAACTGTAGCAACAACATTGCCGCCTTTTTCAGAGATAACAGCGTCAAGGAAGTTCATCTGCGGTGATCCCATGAATCCTGCAACGAATAAGTTGCCTGGTTTCATATACAGGTTCTGTGGTGTATCTACCTGCTGAACAACACCATCTTTCATAACAACGATTCTGGTACCAAGAGTCATAGCCTCTGTCTGGTCATGTGTTACATAGATGATTGTAGCGCCCAGTCTCTGATGGAT carries:
- the clpX gene encoding ATP-dependent Clp protease ATP-binding subunit ClpX yields the protein MSGIYNDDEIIEKDTDTEEKEDKAEKFCFLCRRPESKAGPMIELPNNIHICTDCMQKSFNSMNQQFNEGKFNYSDLLNMPNVSMIDLSSFQNPMQQPKKAKKKKKEEKPVLDLKNIPAPHKIKETLDQYVIGQEKAKKVMSVAVYNHYKRVATDTMDEIEIEKSNMLMIGPTGCGKTYLVKTLAKLLDVPLAIADATSLTEAGYIGDDIESVVSKLLAAADNDVERAEHGIIFIDEIDKIAKKKNTNQRDVSGEAVQQGMLKLLEGSEVEVPVGANSKNAMVPLTTVNTKNILFICGGAFPDLENIIKERLNKQASIGFYADLKDKYDNDPHLLEKVTVEDIRNFGMIPEFIGRLPIIFTLDGLTEDMLVKILQEPKNAILKQYQKLLALDEVKLEFEDGALHAIAAKALKKDTGARALRAILEEYMLDIMYEIPKDDSIGKVVITREYIEGNGGPRILLRGQEPALIERG
- a CDS encoding DUF7575 domain-containing protein; protein product: MSTDFFDGLVKTFSKTTRELGARAEQTIETQKIRNKIAGEERIIEKIKVDMGDIIYRRHEAGDGIDSELSSLCQEIDQHLLKIREFKDNAANLKGQKICPSCEREVDMSVSFCPYCGTPCPNPEPTEVVEDAEDDGSLEQESEVAEETGDAAEPEGVQQEEAVEEAEKQQVEEEKVEE
- a CDS encoding phage holin family protein, whose product is MEQLVNYVKPELLIVAVVLYFMGIFLKEAQPVKDKYIPLILGGISVVVCAVYVFASSEFKSVQDAVMGIFTAFTQGILTAGLSTYINQVIKQLNKEE
- a CDS encoding carbamoyl phosphate synthase small subunit; this translates as MKAFLILEDGHVFKGTSIGSTRDVISEIVFNTSMTGYLEVMTDPSYAGQAVCMTYPLIGNYGICYDDQESSKPWVDGFIVRELSRVPSNFRSVDTIQHFLTKHDIPGIAGIDTRALTKILREKGTMNGMITVNENYDLDTIIPQLKAYTTGKVVEKVTCREKEILKGDGPKVALLDLGAKRNIARSLNKRGCQVTIYPALTSAEEILKDNPDGIMLSNGPGDPKECTSIIKEIKKLYDSEVPIFAICLGHQLMALATGGDTHKMKYGHRGGNHPVKDLATGRVYISSQNHGYVVDAEGLEAKNIAKPAFINVNDGTNEGMAYEGKNIFTVQFHPEACPGPQDSSYLFDRFMDMMGGNK
- the carB gene encoding carbamoyl-phosphate synthase large subunit — encoded protein: MPRNKDIKKVLVIGSGPIIIGQAAEFDYAGTQACRSLKEEGIEVVLLNSNPATIMTDKDIADRVYIEPLTVEVVEQLILKEKPDSVLPTLGGQAGLNLAMELDEKGFLKEHNIRLIGTTALTIKKAEDRQEFKDTMEKIGEPIAASKVVTTVEDGLAFTNTIGYPVVLRPAYTLGGSGGGIAHNEYELREILENGLRLSRVGEVLVERCIAGWKEIEYEVMRDSSGNCITVCNMENIDPVGVHTGDSIVVAPSQTLGDKEYQMLRTSALNIITELGITGGCNVQYALKPDSFEYCVIEVNPRVSRSSALASKATGYPIAKVAAKIALGYTLDEIPNAITGKTYASFEPMLDYCVVKIPRLPFDKFITAKRTLTTQMKATGEVMSICHNFEGALMKAIRSLEQHVDSLMSYDFTQLTDEELLAELKIVDDRRIWKIAEAIRRGMPQSMLHDITQIDIWFIDKIAILVGMENALKTRKLTKELLLEAKRMEFPDYIVARLTGKTEEEIKALREEYQIKAAYKMVDTCAAEFAAATPYYYSVYGDEGTENEAVATPDKKKILVLGSGPIRIGQGIEFDFCSVHCTWAFAKEGYETIIINNNPETVSTDFDIADKLYFEPLTPEDVENVVNIEKPDGAVVQFGGQTAIKLTEALTKMGVKILGTSAENVDAAEDRELFDEILEQCQIPRPKGHTVFTAEEAKKAANELGYPVLVRPSYVLGGQGMRIAVSDEDVEEYIGVINQIAQEHPILVDKYLMGKEIEVDAVCDGEDILIPGIMEHIERAGIHSGDSISVYPAKTISAKAKETIAEYTRRLARALHVIGMINIQFIVLGDDVYVIEVNPRSSRTVPYISKVTGIPIVPLATKVILGYKLKDMGYEPGLQPEAKHYAIKMPVFSFEKIRGADISLGPEMKSTGECLGIAETFNEALYKAFIGAGIRLPKYKNMIITVKDEDKQDIIPIARRFEALGYRIYATLGTAKVLKENGIKVIRTNKLEQPAPNLMDLILGHKIDVVIDTPPQGVEHQKDGFVIRRNAIETGVNVLTSLDTAEALATSLENTDLNKLSLIDIATIARR
- a CDS encoding undecaprenyl-diphosphate phosphatase, whose amino-acid sequence is MDFIELLKVIFLGIVEGITEWLPISSTGHMILVDEFLKLNVTEDFKNLFFVVIQLGAILAVVVLYWNKLWPFYIRPISKKQQAILNRHGAVSRGILIFVEKFCDKDKWVLWFKIVVACIPTIVIALPFNDIIEEKFNNYVVVAIALIVYGILFIIIENYNKRRRPTCTNLEELSFKTAFIIGLFQVLSVIPGTSRSGSTIIGGILAGTSRTVAAEFTFFLGIPVMFGASLLKILKFGFSFTGTEVIILIVGMVVAFVVSIIAIKFLMGYIKKHDFKVFGWYRIVLGILVLGYFIGKTLLA
- the modA gene encoding molybdate ABC transporter substrate-binding protein → MRKKFIAAIMAGALSVGMLSTGVFATETSDLKGEVNTFIAASLSNAMEEIQKDFNETYPDVEIFYNADSSGTLQTQIEEGARCDIFFSAADKQMDALVDEDLAKKDTVEDILENKVVLIKPKDGETKVTGFENITDAANIALAGDSVPVGQYSREIFDNLGITDEVNKMEINEGKNVSEVLAAVSERSNEIGIVYATDAASVADKVDVIAEAPAEALNTPVLYPVGMIEDKEASDDDTAAAEAFLEYIKSDDAMKVFEKYGFTAYKADDTEETKDDADATEEADDTEADTETETTEEAK